In Salana multivorans, a single genomic region encodes these proteins:
- a CDS encoding DEAD/DEAH box helicase → MRGSTRSNGAARPAPEPDQGPDLFASLAEPAASPAQPAAAAAHQPTHPSPSAAAELSPAFPARAAWGTASNLRAWQAAALARYGELQPRDFLAVATPGAGKTTFALRVATELLKARVVDQVTIVAPTEHLKTQWADAASRVGIAIDPNFRNAQGAHGSHYDGVALTYAQVAANAELHRRRTRGSRTLVILDEVHHAGDALSWGDAVREAFESATRRLALTGTPFRSDTAPIPFITYEEDRDGIRRSRADYTYGYGDALRDGVVRPVMFLAYSGEMTWRTRAGDEVSARLGEPLTKDLMAQAWRTALAPEGEWIPAVLRAADRRLSEVRRTVPDAGGLVIATDQASARAYAAQLRAVTREEPVVVLSDDDGAGERIEAFSAGRQRWMVAVRMVSEGVDVPRLAVGVYATATATPLFFAQAVGRFVRARRRGETASVFLPSVAVLLGLASELEVERDHALDRPASAAENGETGLDDAALERANRAESASSDLDGPGFQALAAQATFDHVLFDGDQFGTGGDIGSDVESDFLAIPGFMETHEVSSTLRARQAAHMRAGHGAAGPGEVVDHREIARLRKELNQLVSAWARRSGTPHAVVHTRLRQHSGGGEVPVANAEQLRTRIDKVRAWFVGQR, encoded by the coding sequence GCTGTCCCCGGCCTTCCCCGCGCGTGCCGCGTGGGGCACCGCCTCCAACCTGCGGGCCTGGCAGGCGGCGGCGCTGGCCCGGTACGGCGAGCTGCAGCCGCGCGACTTCCTCGCCGTCGCGACCCCGGGCGCCGGCAAGACCACCTTCGCGCTGCGGGTCGCGACCGAGCTGCTCAAGGCCCGCGTCGTCGACCAGGTGACGATCGTCGCGCCGACCGAGCACCTCAAGACCCAGTGGGCGGACGCCGCGTCCCGGGTCGGCATCGCGATCGACCCCAACTTCCGCAATGCGCAGGGCGCGCACGGCAGCCACTACGACGGCGTCGCGCTCACCTACGCGCAGGTCGCGGCCAACGCCGAGCTGCACCGACGGCGGACCCGGGGCTCGCGCACGCTCGTCATCCTCGACGAGGTGCACCACGCCGGCGACGCGCTGTCCTGGGGCGACGCGGTGCGTGAGGCGTTCGAGTCGGCGACCCGCCGGCTCGCGCTCACCGGGACGCCGTTCCGCTCCGACACCGCGCCCATCCCGTTCATCACCTACGAGGAGGACCGCGACGGCATCCGGCGCTCGCGGGCCGACTACACCTACGGCTACGGGGACGCGCTGCGCGACGGCGTCGTCCGGCCCGTCATGTTCCTCGCCTACTCGGGCGAGATGACGTGGCGCACCCGCGCCGGCGACGAGGTGAGCGCCCGGCTCGGCGAGCCGCTGACCAAGGACCTCATGGCCCAGGCGTGGCGCACGGCGCTCGCACCCGAGGGCGAGTGGATCCCCGCCGTCCTCCGCGCGGCCGACCGCCGGCTGTCCGAGGTGCGCCGCACGGTGCCCGACGCCGGTGGCCTCGTCATCGCGACCGACCAGGCGAGCGCGCGGGCGTACGCGGCCCAGCTCCGGGCCGTGACGCGGGAGGAGCCCGTCGTCGTGCTCTCCGACGACGACGGCGCCGGCGAGCGGATCGAGGCCTTCTCCGCGGGGCGGCAGCGCTGGATGGTGGCCGTCCGGATGGTGTCCGAGGGGGTCGACGTGCCGCGGCTGGCGGTCGGCGTCTACGCGACGGCGACGGCGACGCCGCTGTTCTTCGCCCAGGCCGTCGGCCGGTTCGTCCGCGCGCGGCGCCGGGGCGAGACGGCCTCGGTGTTCCTCCCGAGCGTCGCGGTGCTGCTCGGTCTCGCCTCGGAGCTGGAGGTGGAGCGGGACCACGCCCTCGACCGGCCCGCGAGCGCGGCCGAGAACGGCGAGACCGGCCTCGACGACGCCGCGCTGGAGCGGGCCAACCGGGCCGAGAGCGCGTCGTCGGACCTCGACGGCCCCGGCTTCCAGGCGCTCGCCGCCCAGGCGACGTTCGACCACGTCCTGTTCGACGGCGACCAGTTCGGCACGGGCGGCGACATCGGCTCGGACGTCGAGTCGGACTTCCTCGCGATCCCGGGCTTCATGGAGACCCACGAGGTGTCCTCGACCCTGCGCGCGCGTCAGGCGGCCCACATGCGCGCCGGGCACGGGGCGGCCGGGCCGGGCGAGGTGGTGGACCACCGCGAGATCGCCCGGCTGCGCAAGGAGCTCAACCAGCTCGTCTCGGCGTGGGCGCGCCGGTCGGGGACGCCGCACGCCGTGGTGCACACCCGGCTGCGCCAGCACAGCGGCGGCGGCGAGGTGCCCGTGGCGAACGCCGAGCAGCTGCGGACGCGGATCGACAAGGTGCGGGCCTGGTTCGTCGGCCAGCGCTGA